Within Gambusia affinis linkage group LG01, SWU_Gaff_1.0, whole genome shotgun sequence, the genomic segment TGATAATGGTGCATAGGAAGTTGGATTTCCTGATTCCTAATCAGAGAAGTTGACAAGAACTGGAATGATACCTGAAGTCAGATTACTAACTCGGAAAGTCAGCAATCTGACAGCAATCTGTTCTGTAGTGTGAACAGGTTTGTATTAAAGAACTCCACAGCAACAGCAATGACTTGTATAAAGAGTCTGTTGTAACACAATCATAGGTAAGTTAAGGAAGGGGATATacatattttaagaaaagactataaattaatacaaaatatatgaaaacaGGGGAAAAACCAtaccaaaaatataaatcaacaaaaaaaagcaatacattGCTTATGCAGATGCATCCTGTTCTATTTAGTTTCATGCTGATGTGGCTCCCTCTAGTGACTGCAACATGCTGATGGCCAcagtgaaatttttttaaatttattttattaaattttttttacagggcACATGTTCCAAGATGTGCTACAACATCTTCATAGTGGAGACCGTATGTGTGGCCTGGTTCTCCTTGGAGTTCACCCTGCGCTTCATTCAGGACCGCAGCAAGCTGACCTTCTTCAGAAAGCCTCTGAACCTCATCGACGTGGTGGCCATCCTGCCCTACTACATCACCCTGCTGGTGGACGGTTCGTCCAAGGGGGAGAAGCGCCTTGGCTCCGGCAGCAGCTACTTGGACAAAGTGGGCTTGGTGCTACGTGTCCTCAGAGCGCTGCGCATCCTCTACGTGATGCGGCTGGCTCGCCATTCGCTGGGCCTGCAGACTCTTGGCCTGACGGCGAGGCGCTGCACACGAGAGTTTGGACTGCTCCTCCTTTTTCTGTGTGTGGCGATTGCTTTGTATTCACCCCTTCTGTACCTGATTGAGAATGAAATGGCTGCCACACAGGAGTTCACAAGCATCCCCGCGACCTATTGGTGGGCTGTGATCACTATGACAACTGTTGGTTATGGGGACATGGTGCCAAGGAGCATCCCGGGTCAAGTGGTAGCTCTCAGCAGCATTCTGAGTGGCATCCTCCTGATGGCATTCCCCGTCACCTCCATCTTTCATACCTTCTCCAGATCATATGTGGAGCTgaagcaggagcagcagaggatCCTGCAGAGGAGGACACACTTCCTACTGCGTAGCCGCATGGCTGGCCTGGGCAGCAATCTCTCCTTAGAAAGTGACATCCTTTTTCCCATAGGGCCACCTGAAACCAGAGAAATGAACAACTGAGACTGCAGTAGATGAAGACGACATGTGGATGTCTAATTACAAGAACAGGGCAGAGGGAAAGAAGATTAATATCATGCATTGgacttttttgcttttatcaCATTGCAACAACAAACTTAatctgcagtatgtaacttttgtaagaaaaaatgtttggtttttttacatattttttaaaactcaccatgtcgtgacagtgtAATATGAAAAAGATcgtctgtgaaaagattgatcttATCCATCTTCATGAGCTAGCTCTATGAGCTAGCAATGCCCTAAACAAATGCACTgctcccaaccaaaaacaaccaatcagagccaggaggaggatcttagcCCTGTCAATCATTCCATGTACTCGCTTCTCACTGAGAAACAACTTACCTTTCATCTGCCTTCATCGGCAGCCATGCCTGAGCATTCTaaacaggctatgctagctgcacaGGTGGGAGGATGAGCATCGCTGCACTCGATTGTGAATGACAGCGCTAAGTCCCGCCTtctggctttgattggttgtttctggacAAAAGTAAAGGAGCTCaattttctttcacatattATCTGTCGCATACCATACTGAGACGACATAATGagagtttcaataaatatgtaagaaaaagaaaagagaaagttaCATATTTCTGCATGAAGTGTAttaaaaattggattttcaGTGGTAGTCCAACAAAATGTAGTGCATAGTTCTgatatggaagaaaaatatgcatattttattttatttctctaccTAAAAACATGTGAAAGGTGTGGCattaatttgtatttagccTTGTTTgttctgatacccctaaataaactCCAATGCAactaaatactttcagtttaAATAACCCCACTTCACAACAAATGATTGACGCTCCTGAAATACATATattgtaatttaattaattttaacgGCATTCTAGCTTATAATTTCACACCCTTTAATAGAAACAGCATTCTCAGCATCTCCATGAGATCAGGATCTAGGTTTATGTTTGGCCCAGGAAATTTGTACaagcatacatttttttaacagtgcctgtttttttttagacttctTTAAATCTTATCCTTAAAGTAATGCAGTCTTCTTTCTAACACTTTTAGTTTCACTTCAGCAGTCGGGAGGAGTCCAAACTAAATatctgaaacacaacaaacctCCTTCAAAATGCTGGGTCATGATTTTCCAATCATGTGTGCATGATGTGAGATTGTTTCCAATCTCAGTAACTAAATGTGGTAGTGAATATTCAAATGTCCAGATATGTCAGAAAGGCAGGCTGTCAAACCAGacctaatttttctttttacaactgCACAAACTTAAATCAattcaaatccattttttaCAATAAGATTATTGAGACAGACtgaaatttaaatacaaatattccAAATCAATCCTAGTTATAAAAGAAGTACAATTTCAGTTTGTAACAACAATTGGTAAAAAGTTAGACTCTaaaattgtgtaattttgtCTCAGCATAAATACGTTTGTTCTGCCTCAGACATTGTGGGATATCAGAGTAAAAGGCCTTCAATTCAAAAGAATGCCACAATTATCAGATTTGTACTTGCCAAAggtgttgaaaatattttattgtgtgtgttccacttcacaattacgtactactttgtgttggtctattttgcaaagtttcaataaaatacacagaggtTTGTAGCTGTAAATTTAGAAAGGCGCTGTTGGTGGATTATgtggagacaaaacaaaaatcaaaagaatgCTTTTCCTTCAGGAAAATCAGGTACTTGTGTAGCATGAAAGCGCCtggcaaaaagtaaaaacatcaaagcatctatgacacatttctgtttaacaGCTGAAGACTTTGCAAAGCATTGAAAATAAGTCAAagccattttattcatttaaaaagtagaTACAAAGATTCTGCTCGAGATCAAGCTGAATAAACAATTAGCTGCATGTGTCTAATTATGCAACTAATTAGTTAGTCACATTATAGGGAGCTTTTGCATCTAGTTTACTAAAAGCAATAGGAGGTTTTTGAATGAATGGTCCATCCATctctccccacacacacaaccaaatacACACCAACTCTCCTGATGGTGTGTATTCTGGTGATTCGATTCCatatatttttgagaaaactaagaattcatttttttaaaagaaaaaaacacagaaatttcaAAATTCAATAAAGAGCATTGGTAATGTTTCTTTAGGCAACCATTACTTTTTCCGATTGTAAAATCTAATGGATTTGAGAATCCATGGTGCAGATTGTCTCAGTGTAACTCAGCAGAAGCTGCTGTGTTAAAAGGCACAAGAGCAAAGGACAGAAGAATATAGATGGCCATATTATGTCATTTACACACAAACAGGCTGCTTCTCAGGTGATTAAAAGTTTATGAATATAGATATCAttctctaaaaataatttaaaaaaaaacctataacCTTAGTAAAGAGTAGTTCTGTTGGGAAAGTTTCTCCATGTGGTGTGGACGGCTTCTTGAAggtttcacattttacaaaatctgAATCTGGAGCTTGCTTTCATCCGGGGGTGTGGCCTGGGgtccatttgtggcccttggattgattttattttaccccCCACCAACTCCAGTTcaaaaaaaagatataattttaaaatgttaagtcTACAAAGCTTTCATCTTTTTACAACCAAACCTTTATAAAAAGCAGAACCACGTTTATCCAgagattttactgaaaagccGAGTTTCCTGCATCCGGTTCaacttttgtgtaatttattaaactcaGCTTAATATGGCcagtgttttgaaagaaaataatccagatttttgtttttatagctaAGAACAAATTTGCTCAAATGAGcacaaaagaaattgaaaaaggattttcaaattttgaaaattgaaaGTTTTTGCAAACGAGCAATCCTTTTCACGTTTTGTAcctacaaacagaaacaaagaaaatttgacTTAATGATTTTGACCCACATGACAAAATTTTTGGAGACCCCTGCTTTTGTCAaatctgggggtttttttcccttccaaaGAATATCACAACTGAATATGTGGCTAGTCCAGGATTGGTTgtgcacataaaaaataattatgaaggACACAAAAAGTGGGtaagaacaaaacctttttcCAAAAAAAGCAACGCATTCCAGTAAAATGAATGATGCTACAGCTATATGAAGTCCATGCAAAGTGTAAGCGTTTTAGCCAGACTAGTTAtcagtgttaaaatattaaaatacgCTCTTGTGTAACATAAAGAGCATTGGTAATGTTTCTTTAGGCAACCATTACTTTTTCCGATTGTAAAATCTAATGGATTTGAGAATCCATGGTGCAGATTGTCTCAGTGTAACTCAGCAGAAGCTGCTGTGTGTTTATCATAAATCCTAAAGCCGTAACATATTTACTGTCCAAGCTAAAACAGTTCAACACTTAATCCACTGAGTGTTTCCTGAGTGACTGTGAAAACTCTCAAAGTTTATTATACTCTGCTCTCCAGCACAGTCAGCATCTACTTATTAATTATGTTGTGGTAATTGTCCTTCGTCCTCTCAGCGATGCTTCACTTCTGAAGATTATTGTCTCTAAAATTACTGCTGTGGTTGTGAATAGCTGTTTATAAATGAGTTCCCCCCCTGGACGTGGATTACGCTGGgggtttgtctttttgtgtatAATGCTGTCTGATTGCTTCTCATTCTGAAACATTTGCAGATCTGAATACAAAGTCTGGGTGTCCAGGATGTGCCTGTGTTTGGATACGAAACAAATAGTCAGGAAAATGTAATGTCTGCTCAATTTTCAAAACTCATTAAAGAATAAGAAACAACAAGTGATAAGGGAATTTTTGATGACTGATATTTCTTCACCTCAGAGATTCATGCAGGACAAACATGGAAACATCACATCTAGGAAACATTGCTGCAGGAGTttatagaattttatttttaaaataaatttttaagaaatcaGTTAAATCTATGttataaatgtcaaatttagaGTTTGACAATAGTTGTGATTCAGGATAGGCAAAGTAGAATAAACAATGTGTGAAGTTACAAAGCTTATTATCAGTTCCAGtacacattattttaaaaatttactgaaaagttaagaaaaaatctccctcaaaaagaagaaaacagaacaaacaataCAATCACTCCCAAATCCTGACACTGTGAAAGCATACAGAATATATCATCaaatagatttaattttttacaggtTTGTTTAAAACTTACACACTTTGGAGTAATAAGAATATTGATACATAGTAGTTTAAAAAATCCACTGgaaaattttatacatttttgacaaaatgtacgTTTATTGCTATCCACATAAATATTTGGCGCTAGAAATCTGTGATTGTTTaagtttttatcagtttattccATTCAGATGATGTTTTCCCATTTGAACAGTAGAGGGCAGCATTGTTCTAAATAATTCCTTTTGAACAAAGCAAAGATATaagaaatttcatttttttctgtaattggGAGACTTTTTAGTCCATACCAgcctttatttttagctttccaGTAGATTACACGGAATTGaagaattgttttaaaatttctttaataaattattaaatggtAAATGTTGTGTTTAGTCTTGAAAATGCAGACACTGGGTGAATCACGGTCTGACTTCAGGCGCAGGTTGGGACCTGCAGCCTCAGGTTAGGAGGCGCTCATCAGAAACACCATTCAGCCAAATCACAGAAAACCTGTGCGTAATTCCcctctgaccaatcagagcctgagAATGCACACGAGCCCCGCCCCTAGCCCCGCCCCTGCACATCCCAGTGTTTTGATCCcggtttgtttctgtgttgttgctGCAGAGGATCACAGAGTCGCTCGGCTTTTTCCACGGATCTCTGTGGGCCACGCTTGTCCAccttcttgttttctgtctgttgagttagaaataaaaaataaaaataaaaaaagatctctCCTCAGCTCCGGAGGGTTTCCCCATCATGACCTCACCGGACCGCCGCCGCTCCTCTTCACCGGGATTCCTCATCGCTCCTCAGTGAGCCTGGCTTCATTTTGGCACCTCCTCGCTCCTCTTCAGTCCGCTGattgtataaaataattatattatatttctgGATCTGTGAGCTCAAAGTGTCGCTGAACAGATCATTGATGTTTTGACGCCAAATTTGTACCTCCAGAAGAGAGAAGAGACTAAATCTCCAGCAGCCTGTTCTTCAGGGTGAGTagcaaaaacttgtttttcttttttcacagacTTCAGACAGAACttcatgaaaaatgaatgagatCTCAGATGCATCAGTCCCAGCTTTGTGTCTTGAATCTTATCTTATCTGCTCACTGTTGcggtttttttcttgctctaaCAGTAAGTTGTTGAAGCAATGCCAGCTGCTCCATCATTTCTGGTCCTTAGGAAATACGTTGCATACTTTTCATACCTCCATGCTGCACATTATGAGGCAATCACACCACACCTTACTGGATTCCAGCAGCAGTGAcaattaattaactttaataaaacttcATTCAAAGACTAGAACAGTATTCCAATATGAACACTATAAGAGAATGATATGGAGAACTTAATTAATTTGGCAATTTCAGAGGCGGATTTAGTTGGACCTAGAAGAGTCCATTCttagtttcatttttcactGGCCTTATTTAACCTTGACCTGTACTTGTTGCTCTTTCACAGGTTTGTTTAACAAATACACTctttacaaaatattgtttctagCCATGTGTTTCATAAacagtgttgttttctttttacattttatctgaaGCTGTGAATAAAAGTAGCTTCTGAAAATATATGAAACATGACAACGACTGTGTTCATTTTCTTGGAAGTACCAGCATTTAGATATTGTGATTTACTATTGTAACTAGAGTTTATTCCTATCGTTTACCATCTGAATTTCATATGTTttgtgcattattttttttaagacatcaactattatttttcttaaagtttatGCAAGTAAAGGTTTTGTTTGCCAGAATggatcaaatacattttatatgtgAAATTCAGTAGTTGTTAGTTTTTGAAAAAGCAGGTCTTACAAATATGTTTTGGATCTTACAGTGCATTAAGTATATTGGAGTCAATTTCCAGTTTGAGCTTCTAAACAGAAACGTGTCTGTTgtaattgtgaaattaaataatagatGCACCGAGAAGTAATTCTGCTATATTCCTTTTAAAACGTCTTTGATAAGTAACCGGCCAATCAGACTAAAGagagtgatttttattttattttttttatttttttactgatctGTTATTGTATCATGTGAAGGGTTATTAAATCAAGCTAACAAAACTGTGATGATGCTGTGACTGAGAAAAGAAGACTCAAA encodes:
- the kcng1 gene encoding potassium voltage-gated channel subfamily G member 1 → MTLLAGDGSDYDYSALSCASDTSLNQPPQQEAEAQKGAFYKRAQLALERTTVPDNTALSGTRKIHAIINVGGLRYQMPWTTLEDFPLSRLGQLHLCSSFDEIMRICDDYDVAHNEFFFDRSPCAFRTILTFLRAGKLRSLREMCALSFREELLYWGVPEESLEWCCRRRMLQRVEEFEAMERAEEEDELLEDLLDSENGHKERMAESRMNWCMNKLRDMVERPRSGLPGKIFACLSVLFVTITAINLSISTMPAMREEEEAGTCSKMCYNIFIVETVCVAWFSLEFTLRFIQDRSKLTFFRKPLNLIDVVAILPYYITLLVDGSSKGEKRLGSGSSYLDKVGLVLRVLRALRILYVMRLARHSLGLQTLGLTARRCTREFGLLLLFLCVAIALYSPLLYLIENEMAATQEFTSIPATYWWAVITMTTVGYGDMVPRSIPGQVVALSSILSGILLMAFPVTSIFHTFSRSYVELKQEQQRILQRRTHFLLRSRMAGLGSNLSLESDILFPIGPPETREMNN